Proteins co-encoded in one Aquincola tertiaricarbonis genomic window:
- the groL gene encoding chaperonin GroEL (60 kDa chaperone family; promotes refolding of misfolded polypeptides especially under stressful conditions; forms two stacked rings of heptamers to form a barrel-shaped 14mer; ends can be capped by GroES; misfolded proteins enter the barrel where they are refolded when GroES binds), with protein MAAKDVIFGGEARARMVEGVNILANAVKVTLGPKGRNVVLERSFGAPTVTKDGVSVAKEIELKDKLQNMGAQMVKEVASKTSDNAGDGTTTATVLAQAIVREGMKYVAAGMNPMDLKRGIDKAVTALVEQLKKASKATTTSKEIAQVGSISANSDESIGKIIADAMDKVGKEGVITVEDGKSLDNELDVVEGMQFDRGYLSPYFINNPEKQAALLDNPFVLLFDKKISNIRDLLPTLEQVAKAGRPLLIIAEEVEGEALATLVVNTIRGILKVVAVKAPGFGDRRKAMLEDIAILTGGKVIAEEVGLTLEKVTLADLGQAKRVEVGKENTTIIDGAGAAADIEARVKQIRIQIEEATSDYDREKLQERVAKLAGGVAVIKVGAATEVEMKEKKARVEDALHATRAAVEEGIVAGGGVALLRAKQSAGEIKGDNADQEAGIKLVLKAIEAPLREIVYNAGGEASVVVNAVLAGKGNYGFNAANDTYGDMIEMGILDPTKVTRTALQNAASVASLMLTTECMVAEAPKDEAAAPAMPGGMGGMGMDM; from the coding sequence ATGGCAGCTAAAGACGTGATCTTCGGCGGCGAGGCCCGTGCCCGCATGGTCGAAGGCGTGAACATCCTGGCCAACGCGGTCAAGGTCACCCTGGGTCCCAAGGGCCGCAACGTGGTCCTCGAGCGCTCGTTCGGCGCCCCCACCGTCACCAAGGACGGTGTCTCGGTGGCCAAGGAAATCGAGCTGAAGGACAAGCTCCAGAACATGGGCGCCCAGATGGTCAAGGAAGTTGCTTCCAAGACCTCGGACAACGCCGGTGACGGCACCACCACCGCCACCGTGCTGGCCCAGGCCATCGTGCGCGAAGGCATGAAGTACGTGGCCGCCGGCATGAACCCGATGGACCTGAAGCGCGGCATCGACAAGGCGGTCACCGCCCTGGTCGAGCAGCTGAAGAAGGCTTCCAAGGCCACCACCACCAGCAAGGAAATCGCGCAGGTCGGCTCCATCTCGGCCAACAGCGACGAATCCATCGGCAAGATCATCGCTGACGCGATGGACAAGGTCGGCAAGGAAGGCGTCATCACCGTCGAAGACGGCAAGAGCCTGGACAACGAGCTGGATGTCGTCGAAGGCATGCAGTTCGACCGCGGCTACCTGTCGCCCTACTTCATCAACAACCCCGAGAAGCAAGCCGCGCTGCTGGACAACCCGTTCGTCCTGCTGTTCGACAAGAAGATCTCGAACATCCGCGACCTGCTGCCCACGCTGGAACAAGTCGCCAAGGCCGGCCGTCCGCTGCTGATCATCGCTGAAGAAGTCGAAGGCGAAGCGCTGGCCACCCTGGTGGTCAACACCATCCGCGGCATCCTGAAGGTCGTGGCCGTCAAGGCGCCTGGCTTCGGCGACCGCCGCAAGGCCATGCTGGAAGACATCGCCATCCTGACCGGCGGCAAGGTCATCGCTGAAGAAGTGGGCCTGACGCTCGAGAAGGTGACGCTGGCCGACCTGGGCCAGGCCAAGCGCGTGGAAGTGGGCAAGGAAAACACCACCATCATCGATGGCGCCGGTGCCGCTGCCGACATCGAAGCCCGCGTCAAGCAGATCCGCATCCAGATCGAAGAAGCCACCAGCGACTACGACCGCGAGAAGCTGCAAGAGCGCGTGGCCAAGCTGGCCGGCGGCGTGGCCGTCATCAAGGTCGGTGCCGCCACCGAAGTCGAGATGAAGGAAAAGAAGGCCCGCGTGGAAGACGCGCTGCACGCCACCCGCGCTGCCGTGGAAGAAGGCATCGTGGCTGGTGGTGGCGTGGCCCTGCTGCGTGCCAAGCAGTCCGCTGGCGAGATCAAGGGCGACAACGCCGATCAGGAAGCCGGTATCAAGCTGGTGCTGAAGGCCATCGAAGCCCCGCTGCGCGAAATCGTCTACAACGCCGGTGGCGAAGCCTCCGTCGTCGTGAACGCCGTGCTGGCAGGCAAGGGCAACTACGGCTTCAACGCCGCGAACGACACCTACGGCGACATGATCGAGATGGGCATCCTGGATCCCACCAAGGTCACCCGTACCGCGCTGCAGAACGCCGCTTCGGTCGCTTCGCTGATGCTGACGACCGAGTGCATGGTTGCCGAAGCTCCGAAGGACGAGGCCGCTGCGCCCGCCATGCCGGGTGGCATGGGCGGCATGGGCATGGACATGTAA
- the groES gene encoding co-chaperone GroES, whose product MKLRPLHDRVIVKRLEQETKTASGIVIPDNAAEKPDQGEVLAVGPGKRNDKGDFVALNIKVGDRVLFGKYSGQTVKVDGDELLVMREEDLFAVVEK is encoded by the coding sequence ATGAAACTTCGTCCGTTGCACGATCGCGTGATCGTCAAGCGCCTGGAACAAGAAACCAAGACCGCCTCTGGCATCGTGATCCCCGACAACGCCGCCGAGAAGCCCGACCAGGGTGAAGTGCTGGCGGTTGGCCCCGGCAAGCGCAACGACAAGGGCGACTTCGTGGCCCTGAACATCAAGGTCGGCGACCGCGTGCTGTTCGGCAAGTACAGCGGCCAGACCGTCAAGGTCGACGGCGACGAGCTGCTCGTCATGCGCGAAGAAGACCTCTTCGCCGTCGTCGAGAAGTAA
- a CDS encoding helix-turn-helix domain-containing protein, with translation MKAASIGDLLREWRARRHLSQMALAMEADISQRHLSCIESGKAAPSREMVLRLAGRLDVPLRERNAMLVAAGFAPLYAERPLHDPAMAPALRAVEAVLQGHEPWPALAVDRHWQLLAANRVLPMLLSGAEPGLLAPPVNVLRLSLHPQGLAPRILNLAQWRAHLLERLRLQILATGDAVLVELLKELQDYPGPAPLAEDADTGAWGGIAVPLRLATPVGPLSLLSTTTVFGTPRDVTLAELALEAFYPADEATAERLRRLAAEST, from the coding sequence GTGAAAGCCGCCAGCATCGGCGACCTGCTGCGCGAGTGGCGCGCCCGTCGCCACCTGAGCCAGATGGCGCTGGCGATGGAGGCCGACATCTCGCAGCGCCACCTCAGCTGCATCGAGAGCGGCAAGGCCGCGCCCAGCCGCGAGATGGTGCTGCGCCTGGCCGGCCGGCTGGACGTGCCGCTGCGCGAGCGCAATGCCATGCTCGTGGCGGCCGGCTTCGCCCCGCTGTACGCCGAGCGCCCGCTGCACGACCCGGCGATGGCACCGGCTCTGCGAGCCGTGGAAGCGGTGCTGCAGGGCCACGAGCCGTGGCCGGCGCTGGCCGTTGACCGCCACTGGCAGCTGCTGGCCGCCAACCGCGTGCTGCCGATGCTGCTGTCCGGCGCCGAGCCGGGGCTGCTGGCACCGCCGGTCAACGTGCTGCGGCTCAGCCTGCACCCGCAGGGGCTGGCGCCGCGCATCCTCAACCTGGCGCAGTGGCGCGCCCACCTGCTGGAGCGGCTGCGGCTGCAGATCCTGGCCACCGGCGATGCCGTGCTGGTGGAACTTCTGAAGGAACTGCAGGACTACCCCGGGCCGGCGCCGCTGGCCGAGGACGCCGACACCGGCGCCTGGGGCGGCATCGCGGTGCCCCTGCGCCTGGCCACGCCGGTGGGGCCCTTGTCGCTGCTGTCCACCACCACCGTGTTCGGCACGCCGCGTGACGTGACGCTGGCCGAGCTGGCGCTGGAAGCCTTCTACCCGGCGGACGAAGCGACGGCCGAGCGGCTGCGCCGGCTGGCCGCCGAATCCACGTAG
- a CDS encoding nuclear transport factor 2 family protein: protein MTDVSSTPTDPTARARQLAERYVALWNETDPARRRQQLQALWAEDGSYVDPMMQAQGHGQIEGLIAAVQQRFPDFRFRLAEGSADGHGDRLRFSWHLGPAGVEAPIKGTDFATLNGGRLQAVSGFIDALPTA, encoded by the coding sequence ATGACCGATGTTTCCAGCACCCCGACCGACCCCACCGCACGCGCCCGCCAGCTGGCCGAGCGCTACGTTGCCCTGTGGAACGAAACCGACCCCGCGCGCCGGCGCCAGCAGCTGCAGGCGCTGTGGGCGGAGGACGGCAGCTACGTCGACCCGATGATGCAGGCGCAGGGCCACGGCCAGATCGAGGGCCTGATCGCCGCGGTGCAGCAGCGCTTCCCGGACTTTCGCTTCCGGCTGGCCGAAGGCAGTGCCGACGGCCACGGCGACCGGCTCCGCTTCTCTTGGCACCTGGGGCCGGCCGGCGTGGAAGCGCCGATCAAAGGCACCGACTTCGCGACGCTGAACGGCGGCCGGCTGCAGGCCGTCAGCGGCTTCATCGACGCCCTGCCGACCGCGTGA
- a CDS encoding DUF1428 domain-containing protein, with product MSRYVDGFVVPVPRARLDDYRQLAEKAGAVWMEYGALAYCECVADDVKPGKLTSFPQSVQLKDDETVVFAYIVYESREARDRINAQVMADPRLADMDASNMPFDGQRMFWGGFAPLVTIGDTAG from the coding sequence ATGTCCCGTTACGTGGATGGATTCGTGGTGCCCGTGCCCCGGGCGCGGCTGGACGACTACCGCCAACTGGCCGAAAAAGCCGGCGCGGTGTGGATGGAATACGGCGCCCTGGCCTACTGCGAATGCGTGGCCGACGACGTGAAGCCCGGCAAGCTGACCTCCTTCCCGCAGAGCGTGCAGCTGAAGGACGACGAGACGGTGGTGTTCGCCTACATCGTCTATGAGTCGCGGGAGGCGCGCGACCGCATCAATGCCCAGGTGATGGCCGACCCGCGCCTGGCCGACATGGACGCCAGCAACATGCCGTTCGACGGCCAGCGCATGTTCTGGGGCGGCTTCGCACCGCTGGTGACGATCGGCGACACCGCGGGTTGA
- a CDS encoding MFS transporter — MAHPPANEPSAAPARQRWLALAVLCLGVLMIVLDTTIVNVALPSIRADLQFTETTLVWVVNAYMLTFGGFLLLGGRLGDLYGHRRLFLAGITAFSLASLGCGLSHTQGALVAARALQGVAGAVVSAVSLSLIMTLFTTPADRAKAMGVYGFVCASGGSIGVLLGGLLTGTLGWPAIFLVNLPIGLLVFVASWRLLPSARGPAVRLRLDLAGAGSITLSLMLAVYAVVDGQAAGWWSARTLGLLVAALLFAAFIAIERRVAAPLVPLGLFRLRNVATANAAGVLWAAAMFAWFFISALYMQAVLGYSPMQVGLGFLPANLLMAAFSLGLSARIVMRFGLRGPLAAGLGIAALGLAWFARAPVQGQFLLHVLPPMLLLGLGAGVAFNPMLLAAMSDVPPEDAGLASGVVNTAFMMGGALGLALLASLAAALSAQALAAGLAPTAALHAGYQLALWLGAVCAGAASLLCALGLRTPAAAAAAASPGAASHGA; from the coding sequence ATGGCGCACCCACCCGCGAACGAACCCTCTGCCGCACCCGCCCGCCAGCGCTGGCTGGCCCTGGCCGTGCTGTGCCTGGGCGTGCTGATGATCGTGCTGGACACCACGATCGTGAACGTGGCGCTGCCTTCCATCCGCGCCGACCTGCAGTTCACCGAAACCACGCTGGTGTGGGTGGTCAATGCCTACATGCTCACCTTCGGCGGCTTTCTGCTGCTGGGCGGTCGGCTGGGCGACCTGTACGGGCACCGGCGGCTGTTCCTCGCCGGCATCACGGCCTTCAGCCTGGCCTCGCTGGGCTGTGGCCTCAGCCACACGCAGGGGGCGCTGGTGGCCGCGCGGGCGCTGCAGGGCGTGGCCGGCGCGGTGGTGTCGGCGGTGTCGCTGTCCTTGATCATGACCCTCTTCACCACGCCGGCCGACCGGGCCAAGGCGATGGGGGTCTACGGCTTCGTCTGCGCCAGCGGCGGCAGCATCGGCGTGCTGCTGGGCGGGCTGCTCACCGGCACGCTGGGCTGGCCGGCCATCTTCCTGGTCAACCTGCCGATCGGGCTGCTGGTGTTCGTCGCTTCCTGGCGGCTGCTGCCTTCGGCCCGCGGTCCGGCGGTACGGCTGCGGCTGGACCTGGCGGGCGCGGGCAGCATCACGCTGTCCCTGATGCTGGCGGTGTACGCGGTGGTCGATGGTCAGGCGGCCGGCTGGTGGTCGGCGCGCACGCTGGGCCTGCTGGTGGCGGCGCTGCTGTTCGCGGCCTTCATCGCCATCGAGCGGCGGGTGGCCGCGCCGCTGGTGCCGCTGGGGCTGTTCAGGCTGCGCAACGTGGCCACGGCCAATGCCGCCGGCGTGCTGTGGGCCGCCGCCATGTTCGCCTGGTTCTTCATCTCGGCCTTGTACATGCAGGCGGTGCTGGGCTACTCGCCGATGCAGGTGGGCCTGGGCTTTCTGCCGGCCAACCTGCTGATGGCGGCGTTTTCACTCGGGCTGTCGGCCCGCATCGTCATGCGCTTCGGGCTGCGCGGTCCGCTGGCCGCGGGCCTGGGCATCGCCGCGCTGGGCCTGGCCTGGTTCGCCCGCGCGCCGGTGCAGGGCCAGTTCCTGCTGCATGTGCTGCCGCCCATGCTGCTGCTGGGCCTGGGCGCCGGCGTGGCCTTCAACCCGATGCTGCTGGCCGCGATGAGCGACGTGCCGCCCGAAGACGCCGGCCTCGCCTCGGGCGTGGTCAACACCGCCTTCATGATGGGCGGCGCGCTGGGCCTGGCGCTGCTGGCCAGCCTGGCCGCCGCACTCAGCGCCCAGGCGCTGGCTGCCGGCCTGGCGCCCACGGCCGCGCTGCACGCCGGCTACCAGCTGGCCCTGTGGCTGGGCGCCGTGTGCGCAGGCGCGGCCAGCCTCTTGTGTGCGCTGGGCTTGCGCACCCCTGCTGCCGCGGCCGCGGCGGCTTCACCCGGCGCTGCTTCTCACGGCGCCTGA
- the hmpA gene encoding NO-inducible flavohemoprotein: MLTEAQRVIIRATVPLLETGGEALTTHFYRLMLAEHPEVRPLFNAAHQASGAQPRALANGVLAYAKNIDRLEALGPLAAQIVNKHVALQVQPEHYPIVGGCLLRAIREVLGADVATDDVIAAWAAAYQQLADLLIGAEAQQYDALATAPGGWRGGRDFRVADKVRESDEITSFHLLPVDGGPVVDFRPGQYIGLRLVINGQEVRRNYSLSAAPNGRSYRISVKREAGGVVSNHLHDRVQAGDTLVLFPPAGDFTLAEGSQRPLLLISGGVGITPTLAMLEAALADEADGADQRPIHFIHCARHPGVQAFGAQVDALARQHPRLQRFYLYDEAAPGDQASGRLTTDRLQAWLPAAPAEVEAYFLGPQPFMRAVKRSLHALGVPAEQMRYEFFGPASALD, from the coding sequence ATGCTCACCGAAGCCCAGCGCGTCATCATCCGCGCCACCGTGCCGCTGCTCGAAACCGGCGGCGAAGCCCTGACCACCCACTTTTACCGGCTGATGCTGGCCGAGCACCCCGAAGTGCGGCCGCTGTTCAATGCCGCGCACCAGGCCAGCGGCGCCCAGCCGCGCGCGCTGGCCAATGGCGTGCTGGCCTATGCCAAGAACATCGACCGGCTGGAAGCCCTCGGCCCGCTGGCGGCGCAGATCGTCAACAAGCACGTGGCGCTGCAGGTGCAGCCCGAGCACTACCCCATCGTCGGCGGCTGCCTGCTGCGCGCCATCCGCGAGGTGCTGGGCGCGGACGTCGCCACCGACGACGTGATCGCCGCCTGGGCCGCCGCCTACCAGCAGCTGGCCGACCTGCTCATCGGCGCCGAGGCGCAGCAGTACGACGCACTGGCCACCGCCCCGGGCGGCTGGCGCGGTGGCCGCGACTTCCGCGTCGCCGACAAGGTGCGCGAGAGCGACGAGATCACCAGCTTCCACCTGCTGCCGGTGGACGGCGGGCCGGTGGTGGATTTCCGCCCCGGCCAGTACATCGGCCTGCGGCTGGTGATCAATGGGCAGGAAGTGCGGCGCAACTACTCGCTGTCGGCCGCACCCAACGGTCGCAGCTACCGCATCAGCGTCAAGCGCGAGGCGGGCGGCGTGGTGTCCAACCACCTGCATGACCGGGTGCAGGCCGGCGACACGCTGGTGCTGTTCCCGCCGGCCGGCGACTTCACGCTGGCCGAAGGCAGCCAGCGCCCGCTGCTGCTGATCAGCGGCGGCGTCGGCATCACACCCACGCTGGCCATGCTGGAGGCGGCGCTGGCCGACGAGGCCGACGGGGCTGACCAAAGGCCGATCCACTTCATCCACTGCGCGCGCCACCCCGGCGTGCAGGCCTTCGGCGCGCAGGTCGATGCGCTGGCCCGGCAGCATCCGCGGCTGCAGCGCTTTTACCTGTACGACGAGGCGGCGCCCGGCGACCAAGCCAGCGGCCGGCTGACCACCGATCGGCTGCAGGCCTGGCTGCCCGCGGCGCCGGCCGAGGTGGAGGCGTACTTCCTGGGTCCGCAGCCCTTCATGCGGGCAGTCAAGCGCTCGCTGCACGCGCTGGGAGTGCCTGCGGAGCAGATGCGTTACGAATTTTTCGGGCCCGCCAGCGCTTTGGACTGA
- the norR gene encoding nitric oxide reductase transcriptional regulator NorR: MTPTQLLDAIVPLVADLSRELPEAERFRRLLQGLRSVLPCDAAALLRLEGDALRPMAVDGLSPDTLGRRFRVADHPRLQALLQAPGPLRFAADCELPDPYDGLVEGLQGHLPVHDCLGCALHLADGSGRPWGLLTLDALRPQQFDQVDLKVLDTLASLAAATAAAAERIGQLTTSVERYRLAAQPAGQRLIGQSAAHRALLKEIALVGASDLCVLIQGETGVGKELVAQALHAASPRAGQPMVSINCAALPDTLVESELFGHVKGAFTGATADRAGKFELAHGGTLFLDEVGELAKPVQAKLLRVLQSGQLQRLGSDRERHVDVRVIAASNRHLAQEVKAGRMRADFYHRLSVYPLQVPPLRERGRDVLQICGHFLEQNRARLGLGGLRLEADAQAALLAHDWPGNVRELEHLVGRSVLRAVGRAGSSGAGQPRILSLTAGDLGLPAGADGGAVLADERLAAEEAAPATAAGLPLREAVDAYQRQLITQALQRHGQRWAPAARELGLDRGNLARLARRLGLSGPAAPG; encoded by the coding sequence ATGACACCGACACAGCTGCTGGACGCCATCGTGCCGCTGGTGGCCGACCTGTCGCGCGAATTGCCGGAGGCCGAGCGCTTCCGCCGCCTGCTGCAAGGCCTGCGCAGCGTGCTGCCCTGCGACGCCGCCGCTTTGCTGCGGCTGGAAGGCGACGCCCTTCGCCCGATGGCGGTGGACGGCTTGAGCCCTGACACGCTGGGCCGGCGTTTTCGCGTGGCCGACCACCCGCGGCTGCAGGCCCTGCTGCAGGCGCCCGGCCCGCTGCGCTTTGCCGCCGACTGCGAGCTGCCCGACCCGTATGACGGCCTGGTGGAAGGGCTGCAAGGCCACCTGCCGGTGCACGACTGCCTGGGCTGCGCGCTGCACCTGGCCGACGGCAGCGGCCGCCCCTGGGGCCTGCTGACCCTGGATGCGCTGCGGCCGCAGCAGTTCGACCAGGTGGACCTGAAGGTGCTGGACACGCTGGCCAGCCTGGCCGCGGCCACGGCGGCAGCGGCCGAGCGCATCGGCCAGCTCACCACCAGCGTCGAGCGCTACCGCCTGGCCGCGCAGCCCGCCGGGCAGCGGCTGATCGGCCAGAGCGCCGCCCACCGCGCGCTGTTGAAGGAGATCGCGCTGGTGGGCGCCAGCGACCTGTGCGTGCTGATCCAGGGCGAAACCGGCGTGGGCAAGGAACTGGTGGCACAGGCGCTGCATGCCGCTTCGCCACGGGCCGGGCAGCCGATGGTCAGCATCAACTGTGCGGCCCTGCCCGATACCCTGGTGGAAAGCGAGCTGTTCGGCCATGTGAAGGGCGCTTTCACCGGGGCCACCGCCGACCGCGCCGGCAAGTTCGAGCTGGCCCACGGCGGCACGCTGTTCCTCGACGAAGTGGGTGAGCTGGCCAAGCCGGTGCAGGCCAAGCTGCTGCGCGTGCTGCAAAGCGGCCAGCTGCAGCGCCTGGGCTCCGACCGCGAACGGCATGTGGACGTGCGGGTGATCGCGGCCAGCAACCGCCACCTGGCGCAGGAGGTGAAGGCCGGCCGCATGCGTGCCGACTTCTACCACCGCCTCAGCGTGTACCCGCTGCAGGTGCCGCCGTTGCGTGAGCGGGGCCGCGACGTGCTGCAGATCTGCGGCCACTTCCTGGAGCAGAACCGCGCCCGCCTGGGCCTGGGCGGCCTGCGTCTGGAGGCCGATGCCCAGGCCGCGCTGCTGGCGCACGACTGGCCGGGCAACGTGCGGGAGCTGGAACACCTGGTGGGCCGCAGCGTGCTGCGGGCGGTCGGCCGGGCGGGCAGCTCGGGCGCCGGGCAGCCGCGCATCCTCAGCCTCACGGCCGGGGACCTGGGCCTGCCCGCGGGGGCGGATGGCGGGGCCGTGCTGGCCGACGAGCGCCTGGCCGCGGAGGAAGCCGCGCCGGCCACCGCCGCGGGCCTGCCGCTGCGCGAGGCGGTCGACGCCTACCAGCGCCAGCTCATCACCCAGGCGCTGCAGCGCCATGGCCAGCGCT